A region of Allocoleopsis franciscana PCC 7113 DNA encodes the following proteins:
- the ubiE gene encoding bifunctional demethylmenaquinone methyltransferase/2-methoxy-6-polyprenyl-1,4-benzoquinol methylase UbiE gives MTSSASEIRDLFDRIAPVYDQLNNGLSLGQHRVWKRMALKWSAANSGDTCLDLCCGSGDLAQLLARQVGATGQVYGVDFSSGLLAIADQRVKNQHPPLPIHWVEANALDLPFADNYFDAATMGYGLRNVTDIPRCLSELYRVLKPGAKAAILDFHRPKDRLMRAFQQWYLENAVVPTAERLGLTEEYAYIAPSLERFPTGPEQVSLAQKAGFTATHYPIAGGMMGVLVVSKGNGD, from the coding sequence ATGACCTCATCTGCATCAGAAATTCGGGATTTATTTGACCGCATTGCACCCGTTTACGACCAACTGAACAATGGGTTAAGTTTAGGGCAGCACCGTGTTTGGAAACGGATGGCACTCAAGTGGAGTGCAGCCAATTCAGGGGATACCTGTTTGGATTTATGTTGTGGCAGTGGTGATTTAGCCCAACTTTTGGCGCGGCAGGTAGGAGCAACCGGTCAGGTTTATGGGGTCGATTTTTCATCGGGTTTGTTAGCGATCGCCGATCAACGGGTTAAAAACCAGCATCCTCCACTTCCCATCCATTGGGTGGAAGCCAACGCCCTCGATTTACCTTTTGCAGACAATTATTTCGACGCGGCAACTATGGGATATGGATTGCGAAATGTAACGGATATTCCCCGATGTTTGAGCGAATTGTATCGCGTTCTCAAACCCGGTGCCAAAGCGGCTATCTTAGACTTTCATCGCCCCAAAGATCGGTTGATGCGTGCCTTTCAGCAGTGGTATCTGGAAAATGCTGTGGTGCCTACCGCTGAACGATTAGGTTTAACCGAAGAGTATGCTTACATTGCGCCTAGCTTAGAGCGGTTTCCCACCGGACCAGAGCAAGTGAGTTTAGCCCAAAAAGCAGGCTTTACAGCCACTCACTATCCCATCGCAGGCGGCATGATGGGAGTATTAGTGGTAAGCAAAGGGAATGGGGACTAG
- a CDS encoding dynamin family protein → MNTALVTSEAVELFSRITGQKLSQKTLTPSVIFLAALVTVLLGVMLADGTVTEEEKQRWQKSINKFIPPEGNVRQLTQLLSKGVRQNQVYKKLNDLLTLTAPLSESERLLLIGFGYEMSAADGVMDAREKKYLEVIANRLGINPRHLAVLEAGFTHQGTVEPSALDEVQSLLDPARFHELDSVFVKATSDMLAALPAKSEHKGMQLQQSTSYKHLKEFQEYRQQLSNFCNQLFQIIQNCSNRDFLPHTLTEEINKISKNLQLQPFRLAVLGEFSQGKSTLLNALLGEKIQPVRAIPCSGTVTVLKYGAQRRVICRYKDGREEEIPFEQYQVKAAIPKEAARDHRSDELAQSDLDEIILEHPDLELCKSGVEIIDSPGLNENPLRTTITQKLLKDTDAAIFLTNAMRLLPEKEKELIQNVRVQLNGGKKNEPIGNLFLVVNFMDLLDEEEDCEDVIQRIESFVKEENLLLKAENRLHFISAKSALKAILKGNEDDYLKAFQIFTQSLEEFLTSECGSIKLKQFITKINTLVQSSFQGLRQAEEVLDGKVNLSEVEKQKILEQIGEASGRDVRIRLLADQLIESVVEQSAESWDEWSEGLSERMAQKSLSWTSEHNPVLSQDKLIKDYMSQFLQDLTQEIDAWGNNTFRDVILQQNIKILDERISQELEAIQAEFKSFDQQVKSHLTEQLNLSISGINDNFWGFGGFGGGIGVGGALAAGLVAFAGIGFIAIILASVAAAIVGGFGLSMLDIDGLRDKIKLKVFEIGFQKFNESMDKVSEKFYEIVGSVFNNRVESASQVITQAILLYENLLEQQEKTYKDSLEQREADKVWITQKRQELEQVQKNIEAILPS, encoded by the coding sequence ATGAATACTGCCCTAGTCACTTCTGAGGCTGTTGAACTTTTTTCGCGCATTACTGGGCAAAAGCTCAGTCAAAAAACTCTCACTCCTTCTGTGATTTTCTTAGCAGCTTTGGTAACGGTTCTACTGGGGGTGATGTTGGCAGATGGCACTGTGACAGAGGAAGAAAAGCAGCGCTGGCAAAAAAGCATCAATAAATTTATCCCTCCAGAGGGTAATGTACGTCAATTGACGCAGCTTTTGAGTAAAGGAGTCAGACAGAATCAGGTATATAAAAAACTTAACGATTTGCTAACGCTGACGGCTCCGCTTTCAGAATCGGAAAGGCTGTTGTTGATTGGCTTTGGCTATGAAATGTCAGCAGCCGATGGAGTAATGGACGCTCGTGAGAAGAAGTATTTGGAGGTAATTGCCAATCGACTAGGAATTAACCCACGACACTTGGCGGTTCTCGAAGCTGGGTTCACTCATCAAGGAACTGTGGAACCATCTGCCTTGGATGAGGTGCAGTCTTTACTTGATCCAGCTCGGTTCCATGAATTGGATAGTGTTTTTGTTAAAGCTACCAGTGATATGTTGGCAGCTCTACCTGCTAAATCTGAACACAAAGGGATGCAATTACAGCAATCTACATCTTACAAGCATTTAAAAGAGTTCCAGGAGTATCGGCAGCAATTAAGTAATTTTTGCAATCAACTTTTCCAGATAATTCAAAATTGTAGCAATCGTGATTTCCTACCTCATACTCTCACAGAGGAGATAAATAAGATATCTAAAAACTTACAATTGCAGCCATTTAGACTGGCAGTTTTAGGAGAGTTTAGTCAAGGTAAATCAACCTTACTAAATGCTTTGCTGGGTGAAAAAATTCAACCTGTAAGAGCAATTCCCTGTAGTGGTACTGTTACAGTTTTGAAATATGGAGCGCAAAGACGGGTAATCTGTCGCTATAAGGATGGACGAGAGGAAGAGATTCCCTTTGAGCAGTATCAAGTAAAAGCTGCCATTCCCAAAGAAGCAGCACGAGATCATCGCAGTGATGAGCTGGCACAATCCGATCTTGACGAAATCATTTTAGAACATCCTGATTTGGAGTTATGTAAAAGTGGTGTAGAAATCATTGATTCCCCAGGATTGAATGAAAATCCTCTGAGGACGACTATCACTCAGAAACTTCTTAAGGATACAGATGCAGCTATTTTCCTAACAAATGCCATGCGTCTCCTCCCTGAGAAGGAAAAAGAATTGATACAAAATGTAAGGGTACAACTGAATGGGGGTAAAAAAAACGAGCCAATCGGAAATCTGTTTTTAGTTGTTAATTTTATGGATTTGCTGGACGAGGAAGAAGATTGTGAAGATGTAATACAGCGAATTGAGAGCTTTGTCAAAGAAGAAAATCTGCTACTTAAGGCTGAAAACCGACTCCACTTTATCTCTGCAAAATCAGCGCTGAAGGCAATTTTAAAAGGAAATGAAGATGATTATCTGAAAGCTTTTCAGATTTTCACCCAGTCTTTGGAGGAGTTCCTAACAAGCGAGTGCGGTTCCATAAAACTCAAACAGTTCATCACTAAAATTAATACTTTGGTTCAATCAAGTTTTCAGGGGCTGCGCCAAGCAGAGGAAGTTTTAGACGGCAAGGTTAACCTCTCTGAAGTAGAAAAGCAAAAAATATTGGAACAAATTGGAGAAGCTAGCGGTCGTGATGTCAGAATTCGTCTTTTAGCAGACCAACTAATAGAGAGTGTGGTTGAACAATCGGCTGAGTCTTGGGATGAATGGAGTGAAGGTTTGAGTGAACGAATGGCTCAGAAGAGCCTAAGCTGGACTTCAGAACACAATCCCGTTTTGAGCCAAGACAAACTAATCAAAGACTACATGAGTCAATTTCTTCAAGACTTAACACAAGAGATAGATGCTTGGGGAAACAACACTTTTAGAGATGTAATATTACAACAAAATATTAAAATATTAGACGAAAGAATTTCTCAAGAGTTAGAAGCAATTCAAGCAGAGTTTAAAAGCTTTGATCAACAAGTAAAAAGTCATTTGACTGAGCAACTTAACCTCTCAATAAGTGGAATTAATGATAATTTTTGGGGTTTTGGAGGTTTTGGCGGTGGCATTGGAGTAGGTGGTGCTTTAGCTGCTGGATTAGTAGCATTTGCAGGAATTGGCTTCATTGCAATAATTCTAGCAAGCGTAGCCGCAGCAATTGTTGGGGGTTTTGGACTGTCAATGCTAGATATCGATGGGCTTAGAGACAAAATAAAACTTAAAGTTTTTGAAATAGGATTCCAAAAATTTAATGAATCAATGGATAAAGTTTCAGAAAAATTCTATGAGATTGTTGGTTCAGTCTTTAATAACCGAGTTGAATCAGCAAGCCAGGTCATTACACAAGCAATTTTGCTTTATGAAAATCTATTAGAGCAGCAGGAAAAAACTTACAAAGACAGTTTGGAACAGCGCGAGGCTGACAAAGTTTGGATCACTCAGAAGCGACAAGAACTTGAGCAGGTGCAGAAGAATATCGAGGCAATTCTCCCTTCCTGA
- a CDS encoding response regulator, whose product MDDVIPNFDQIKRQLMSLERPKKPKMLVVDDEPDNLDLLYRTFRRDFEVLRADSGVNALSLLSTSGEVAVIISDQRMPEMKGTEFLSKTVPQFPDTVRIILTGFTDVEDLVEAINSGQVYKYITKPWDPHELRSVVQRAAESYELLKQRTEELHRSQAQMALLMTIVQAAQESDSLNSCLEPIAQAFGENFSADACILQLVENNQLTSVKGIYTQSEILESPLEKDPLAQAVIGNTTDTPHETQELQLWVNTPSSTLTAEAEYYRNVGLYMHLLVPIIYRGERLAVLSLQWKQKTTHLQEDEIKLIHLAAQQVGLALTSTRAYRPRAQEA is encoded by the coding sequence ATGGACGATGTTATTCCTAATTTTGATCAAATCAAACGTCAGTTAATGAGCTTAGAGCGACCCAAAAAACCCAAAATGCTAGTGGTAGACGATGAACCAGATAATCTGGATCTACTCTACCGTACCTTCCGACGCGATTTTGAAGTACTTCGAGCCGATAGTGGAGTCAACGCCCTATCCTTGTTATCGACTTCAGGGGAAGTCGCCGTCATCATTTCAGACCAACGGATGCCGGAAATGAAAGGAACAGAGTTTTTGAGTAAAACGGTTCCTCAGTTCCCTGACACGGTGAGGATAATCCTGACGGGTTTTACTGACGTTGAGGATTTGGTCGAGGCGATTAATTCGGGACAGGTATACAAATATATTACAAAGCCTTGGGACCCTCATGAATTGAGATCGGTGGTACAACGCGCCGCTGAATCCTATGAACTATTAAAGCAGCGGACAGAAGAACTGCATCGCTCACAGGCACAAATGGCGTTACTGATGACGATTGTGCAGGCGGCTCAAGAGTCCGATAGTTTAAACTCTTGTCTGGAACCCATCGCTCAAGCGTTTGGCGAAAACTTCTCGGCAGATGCCTGCATTTTGCAGCTAGTGGAAAATAACCAACTCACGAGCGTAAAGGGAATTTACACCCAATCTGAAATCCTGGAAAGCCCTCTAGAAAAAGACCCACTGGCTCAAGCCGTAATTGGCAATACGACAGATACACCTCATGAGACTCAAGAGCTTCAGCTTTGGGTCAATACTCCAAGTTCGACCCTGACAGCAGAGGCGGAATATTATCGAAATGTTGGTCTCTATATGCACCTGCTTGTCCCCATTATTTACCGAGGTGAACGGCTGGCGGTGTTATCGCTTCAATGGAAGCAAAAAACGACGCATTTGCAAGAGGATGAAATCAAACTCATTCATCTGGCAGCGCAGCAGGTTGGGTTAGCGCTCACCAGTACCCGTGCTTATCGACCGAGAGCACAAGAAGCATGA
- a CDS encoding RuBisCO accumulation factor 1 has protein sequence MTEIPPGTPESYPQPDAESLNFEDLILLLRRKQSNWVEWGKACQQLQKAGYSSQKIFEETGFEPIQQNQVIVASQVYTTLINAGVSDAVRSRFERTGSDSLYELRILTQNERGAAAEFIVARNLDSEGAREVAKAVKEFSRRSTLPEGFSNHPGDAVAYEYWKLARQQKELQERSRLIARGLMFAHTQEARQQIEKLLTELAGGERRPAPRLPFYRIEADEQQPRLLPVAGRFPLNSDDLNKVSRLQSTGSFQLAKVSEAQTLVAIPGWQVILKAQDPVGILCQTSQLPNQQAGKSEEVMVIVDRGQTEWDGDSYFIVDQSGQLAIEWFQDAPDVNLLGRMILVLRPKKLLDENLSRDVWQIDE, from the coding sequence ATGACTGAAATACCACCGGGCACTCCCGAAAGCTACCCTCAACCTGATGCTGAAAGCCTAAATTTTGAAGATTTAATCCTATTGCTGCGTCGCAAACAAAGTAACTGGGTGGAGTGGGGAAAGGCTTGTCAGCAGCTACAAAAAGCAGGCTACAGTTCCCAGAAGATATTTGAAGAAACTGGGTTTGAGCCAATTCAACAAAATCAAGTGATTGTGGCCTCTCAGGTCTACACCACTTTAATCAATGCTGGGGTTTCCGATGCCGTGCGATCGCGCTTTGAGCGGACGGGTAGCGATTCGTTGTATGAATTGCGTATTTTAACACAAAATGAACGCGGTGCGGCGGCTGAATTTATTGTTGCCAGAAATCTGGATTCTGAAGGAGCGCGTGAAGTTGCCAAAGCGGTTAAAGAATTCTCCCGTCGAAGCACTCTACCCGAAGGTTTTTCCAATCATCCCGGTGATGCAGTGGCTTATGAATATTGGAAACTCGCTCGACAACAAAAGGAGTTACAAGAGCGATCGCGTTTAATTGCACGGGGTTTAATGTTCGCTCATACCCAGGAAGCGCGGCAACAAATTGAAAAGTTGCTGACTGAACTCGCGGGTGGCGAAAGGCGTCCCGCTCCTCGATTACCGTTCTACCGGATCGAAGCCGACGAACAGCAACCTCGCCTATTACCCGTCGCCGGTCGGTTCCCCCTGAATTCAGACGACTTGAACAAAGTTTCCCGCCTTCAAAGTACAGGTTCATTCCAACTGGCAAAGGTTTCTGAGGCACAAACCCTCGTGGCGATACCGGGTTGGCAAGTGATATTGAAGGCACAAGACCCTGTCGGGATTTTGTGTCAAACGAGTCAACTGCCTAATCAACAGGCTGGTAAATCCGAAGAAGTCATGGTAATTGTTGACCGTGGACAGACGGAATGGGACGGCGACAGTTACTTTATCGTTGACCAATCAGGACAGCTAGCCATTGAGTGGTTTCAGGACGCTCCAGATGTCAATCTATTAGGACGCATGATCCTCGTACTCCGTCCGAAGAAATTGTTGGATGAAAATCTCAGCCGCGATGTCTGGCAAATCGATGAATAA
- a CDS encoding DUF445 domain-containing protein, giving the protein MPDWTLTLDLATSWIYIAPPVAGAIIGYFTNDIAIKMLFRPYKAIYIGKRQLPFTPGLIPRNQARLAKRIADTIMGSLLTPGELQNLAQRLLQTERVQGAILWLLQLALDQVKVDKEQRTAKILASILRDLFGESLPRLLKVLARREDFLETQINQIFDQVLLDFQLSEPQARKLSDWLLQVVLPPDVMRQALVDFLTDRNIQIIDEGFREKSSGTYWVVANLLGLRNSLTRLRTYCLDEKDAANARLAELLISLSVRERLRAWLQNISLQNLPLSTVRQLRKTTRESVRSYVQERGADVLKGLGESIDWNNLAVLILNRLRTSAAVTTSLSVISQELALILERYLEEDLEKIVAQIIPILSIDQVIVDRVKATTPEELELTIQGIVKSELQAIVNLGGILGLIVGLVQTGILLLR; this is encoded by the coding sequence TTGCCTGACTGGACTCTCACCTTGGATCTAGCTACTTCTTGGATTTACATTGCTCCTCCCGTGGCGGGTGCAATTATTGGCTATTTCACCAACGATATAGCGATTAAGATGCTATTCCGCCCGTACAAAGCTATTTATATTGGGAAGCGTCAGCTACCCTTTACACCGGGTTTGATTCCCCGCAATCAAGCACGCCTTGCCAAGCGGATTGCGGACACGATTATGGGATCGCTGCTGACTCCTGGTGAATTGCAAAACTTGGCACAGCGTCTGCTGCAAACTGAGCGAGTTCAGGGAGCTATTCTCTGGCTCTTGCAGCTAGCGTTGGATCAAGTCAAGGTTGATAAAGAGCAGAGAACTGCCAAAATTCTCGCCAGCATTCTGCGCGATTTATTCGGTGAATCGTTACCTCGATTGCTCAAGGTACTTGCTCGTCGTGAAGATTTTTTGGAAACCCAAATTAACCAAATTTTCGATCAAGTTTTATTGGACTTCCAACTCAGTGAACCACAGGCACGAAAGCTATCTGATTGGCTGTTGCAGGTTGTTCTTCCTCCTGATGTCATGCGACAAGCGTTGGTTGATTTTTTGACTGACCGAAATATTCAGATTATTGATGAAGGTTTTCGAGAAAAGTCGAGTGGAACCTATTGGGTTGTAGCGAATTTGTTGGGTCTACGCAACTCTTTGACACGCCTGCGAACCTATTGCTTGGATGAGAAAGATGCAGCGAATGCACGTCTTGCAGAACTCTTAATTTCTCTGTCCGTACGAGAACGCTTGCGAGCCTGGTTACAAAATATTTCCCTGCAAAATCTGCCACTCTCAACGGTGCGACAACTGCGTAAAACGACCCGTGAATCTGTTCGCAGCTATGTTCAGGAACGGGGTGCTGATGTACTGAAGGGATTAGGTGAATCCATTGATTGGAATAATCTGGCGGTACTTATTCTCAATCGGCTGAGGACTTCGGCGGCTGTAACGACATCGCTGAGCGTAATTAGCCAGGAATTGGCGTTAATCTTAGAGCGTTATTTAGAAGAAGATTTAGAAAAAATTGTCGCCCAAATTATTCCGATTTTGTCAATTGATCAGGTGATTGTTGACCGGGTTAAGGCTACAACACCTGAAGAGCTAGAACTCACCATTCAAGGAATTGTCAAGAGTGAATTACAAGCTATTGTTAATTTAGGCGGAATTTTGGGATTGATTGTTGGATTGGTACAAACAGGTATACTCCTGCTTCGCTAA
- a CDS encoding ATP adenylyltransferase family protein produces MSQTEENVPATLRLESGTLWAKVTQTTEHALGCGALQPIPTECQWIEQDGVNFLVRVLPNLVRKEKAKKNQDQQKTTSGKEFNPFLPYEEDLFVADISDTHLCLLNKFNVLDHHLLIVTREFEEQDRLLTLQDFVAMWACLAEIDGLVFYNAGKLAGASQRHKHLQLVPLPLVPNGLKVPIAPLLASIHFDGSIGTIPGLPFAHAIAQLDSCGLQSPQEAAALTLEQYHTMLQVLGLSNESSHQQSGAYNLLATREWMLLVPRSLESFESIPVNSLGFAGTLAVRSQEQIQILIEQGPMTVLKNVAVPSALPA; encoded by the coding sequence ATGTCCCAAACCGAAGAAAATGTACCAGCAACACTACGGTTAGAATCAGGTACTTTGTGGGCAAAAGTGACCCAGACAACCGAACACGCCCTCGGTTGCGGTGCACTCCAGCCCATCCCGACTGAATGCCAATGGATTGAGCAAGACGGCGTTAATTTCCTGGTTCGGGTTTTGCCTAATCTCGTCCGCAAGGAAAAAGCAAAAAAGAATCAGGATCAACAAAAAACAACCTCCGGGAAGGAGTTTAACCCGTTTCTTCCTTACGAGGAGGATTTATTCGTTGCAGACATTTCCGACACCCATCTGTGTCTATTGAACAAATTTAATGTACTCGACCATCACCTGCTGATCGTCACGCGAGAGTTTGAAGAGCAGGACAGGTTACTGACTCTGCAAGATTTTGTGGCTATGTGGGCATGTCTTGCCGAAATTGACGGCTTGGTGTTTTACAATGCAGGCAAATTGGCGGGTGCTAGCCAGCGACACAAGCACTTGCAATTGGTGCCACTGCCGCTTGTACCCAACGGACTCAAGGTACCGATCGCACCTCTACTCGCATCCATCCACTTTGACGGGTCGATTGGAACTATACCCGGCTTGCCTTTCGCCCATGCGATCGCACAGTTAGACTCGTGTGGGTTGCAGTCTCCACAAGAAGCGGCTGCTTTAACCTTGGAGCAGTATCACACAATGCTTCAAGTCTTGGGTTTAAGCAACGAGAGTTCTCATCAGCAATCTGGTGCTTATAATCTTTTGGCAACACGGGAGTGGATGTTACTCGTGCCGCGCTCACTGGAATCGTTTGAGTCAATTCCTGTAAACTCCTTAGGATTTGCGGGTACCCTCGCGGTACGTTCCCAGGAGCAGATCCAGATTTTAATAGAACAAGGCCCCATGACTGTGCTGAAAAACGTTGCTGTCCCCTCTGCATTGCCAGCTTAG